Proteins co-encoded in one Nicotiana sylvestris chromosome 7, ASM39365v2, whole genome shotgun sequence genomic window:
- the LOC138872694 gene encoding uncharacterized protein: MAPFEALYGQRCRYPIGWFEPDKAKLYGTDLVKDALEKVKLIQERLHTTQYRKKSYVDQKARDVSFMVGEKVLLKVSPIKGIMRFGKKGKLCPRFISPFEVLRRVVEVVYDLALPPSLSGVHPVFHVSMLRRYHTDLSNVLDFSTIQLDESLGYEEEPVAIVDRHDHQLRSKRIPAVKVQ; this comes from the coding sequence atggctccatttgaggctttatatggtcagcGATGTCGTtatcctatcgggtggtttgagcctgacaAGGCTAAGTTGTACGGTACTGACTTGGTaaaagatgccttggaaaaggtaaagttaatCCAGGAAAGACTTCATACAACACAGTACAGAAAGAAGAGTTATGTGGATCAGAAGGCGCGGgatgtatcatttatggtcggcgagaaggttctcttgaaagtctccccgataaagggtattatgagattcgggaagaagggcaaattgTGCCCAAGGTTTATaagcccatttgaggtgttgaggcgagttgtgGAGGTTGTGTATGatcttgctttacctcccagcttaTCAGGGGTCCACCCAGtgtttcacgtgtctatgcttcggaggtatcacacTGACTTGTCtaatgtgttagacttcagtactattcagctagatgagagtttgggttatgaggaggagccagttgccattgttgatagacatgatcaccagttgagatccaagaggattccTGCAGTGAAGGTCCAGTAG